DNA from Pontibacter deserti:
AATTAGACCATTTTCTGCTTATACTTTCCAATTTGGTGATTTTTAAGGTAGTTTTTCAACTTTAGTTTCTGCTGCGTTTCACAGGGAACATAAACATAGATTAGATTCAGTTGTTAACTATAAACTGAAATCAACTAAACTATAGAGCTATGGCAAACGCATCAAAAACGAACAGCAGCAAATCCTCAGATAAAGACCCGTGCTGGAAAGGCTACGAACAGGTAGGTATGAAAAGTAAGGACGGCAAACAGGTGCCGAATTGTGTTCCTGAAAACAAGTCTTCTTCAAAAAAGAAAAGCTAACTTAAGTAAACTATAAAGTATAAAGCCCCGCTTAAAACGGGGCTTTTTTGTTGAAGCACTTTTATGCCACTGCTGTTGTTAGCTATAACAGGTGCCGGTAAGCATTTTGAGTTTATAAGAATGAGCAAAATTGCCTAACTTTACCGGCTTAGTATCAAAACTATAAAGTATGGCCTCAAAACCTATAGTTTATAGTTTTGGAAACTGTGAATTCGTGAGATAAAGATAAACCTGAAAACGGTGAAGTATAACGAGTATAAAAATCTGAATTACGCCAAGCTTGGCGAAGACGTACTGGCTTTCTGGAAAGAGCACAACATCTTCCAGAAGTCGGTTGCGACGCGTGAGGGCAATGATAACTTCGTGTTTTACGAAGGCCCGCCATCTGCAAATGGTACGCCGGGTATTCACCACGTAATGGCCCGCGCAGTTAAGGATATTTTCTGCCGCTACAAAACACTGAAAGGCTACCAGGTAAACCGCAAAGGCGGCTGGGACACACACGGCCTTCCGGTAGAACTGCAGGTTGAAAAAGAACTGGGTATTACCAAAGAAGATATCGGTAAGAAGATAACGGTAGAAGAGTACAACCAGCGCTGCCGCGAAACGGTCATGCGTTTCAAAGATCAGTGGGATGATCTGACCGAGAAAATGGGTTACTGGGTAGACCTGGACAATCCATATATTACCTTCGAGAACGAATACATCGAATCTTGCTGGGCACTGCTGAAGCGTTTGTACGATAAAGGCTACCTATACAAAGGGTATACCATCCAACCATATTCGCCGGGTGCTGGTACAGGTCTTAGTTCGCACGAGCTGAACCAGCCGGGTTGTTACCAAATGGTAAAAGACACCACCATTGTAGCACAATTCGAGATCAAGAAGATCACCCGAAACATGTTCCTTTTCGAGAACGAGGAGGAGCCGGTATACTTCCTTGCCTGGACGACCACGCCTTGGACGCTTCCGGCTAACACGGCGCTGGCTGTTGGGAAAGGCATAAAGTATGTGAAGGTGAAAACCTACAACCTGTATACTTATGCGCCTATCTCGGTTATACTTGCCAAAGACCTGGTAAGCCGTTACTTCAACGACAAAGCCAAAGACCTTGCCCTGGCAGACTATAACCCGGGTGATAAACTGGTGCCGTTCAAAGTGGTGGAAGAGTTTGTTGGAGCCGATTTAGCAGGAGTGGAGTATCACCAGCTGATGCCTTACGTGCAGCCGGATAAGCCAGCTTTCAGAGTAGTGGTTGGTGATTTCGTGACTACCGAGGATGGTACAGGTATCGTGCATATCTCGCCAACATTCGGTGCCGACGACTTTAGAGTTGCCGCTCAGAACGACATACCGGCCCTGCTGGTAACCGATGAGAATGGCAAACCTATGCCGCTGGTTGATAAGCAGGGTCGCTTCGTGAAAGAGGTAACCGATTTTGCCGGCATGTACGTGAAGAACTACGATGGTCAGGATGAGTCTGCTGCTGACTATAAGCCAACCGACGTTAAAATTGCCATCAAATTAAAAGAAGAAGGCAAAGCTTTCAAAGTAGAGAAATACGAGCACACGTACCCGCACTGCTGGAGAACTGATAAGCCGGTACTTTACTATCCGCTGGATAGTTGGTTCATCAAAACAACTGCAGTTAAGGAAAGAATGATCGAGCTGAACAAGACGATCAACTGGAAACCGGAATCTACGGGTACAGGCCGTTTTGGTAACTGGCTCGAGAACCTGGTAGACTGGAACCTGTCGCGTTCGCGCTACTGGGGTACGCCACTACCTATCTGGAGAACCGAAGATGGTGAAGAAGAGATCTGCATTGGCTCTATACATGAGCTAACTGAGCAGATAGACCGTGCTGTTGATAGAGGCTTTATGGATGCGGCCGTTGAGATAAACGACCTGCACCGCCCTTACGTGGATAACATCGTGTTGGTAAGCCCATCAGGTAAAGCAATGTACAGAGAGCCAGACCTTATCGACGTTTGGTTCGACTCTGGCGCGATGCCTTATGCACAGTGGCACTACCCGCTTGAGAACAAAGATATATTCGAGCAGAACTTCCCGGCAGATTATATTGCAGAAGGTGTTGACCAGACCCGTGGCTGGTTCTTTACGCTGCATGCGCTGGCTGTAATGTTGGAGGATAGCGTGGCTTACAAGAACGTAATCGCAAACGGACTGGTGCTGGATAAGAACGGAAACAAGATGAGCAAGCGCTTAGGCAACGCTATCGACCCGTTTGACATGATCGGTACCTATGGCCCGGATGCCGTGCGTTGGTACATGATCGCGAATGCGCCACCTTGGGATAACCTGAAATTCAATGCAGATGGTGTAGTGGAGACACAGCGCCGTTTCTTCGGAACGCTGCAGAACACGTACTCTTTCTTCGCGCTGTACGCGAACCTGGATAACTTCACTTATGCCGAAGCCGATGTGCCGTTGGAGCGCAGAACAGAAAGCGATCGCTGGATTATCTCGAAACTGAACACGCTGGTGCAGGACGTAGACGCGTACTTCAACGACTACGACCCAACTAAAGCTGCCCGCGCAATTCAGGATTTCGTGACCGATGACCTGAGTAACTGGTACGTGCGCCTGAACCGCAAACGTTTCTGGAAAGGTGAGTACAACGAAGATAAGATAGCCGCTTACCAGACACTTTATACTTGTTTGGAAACTATAGCTAAACTTGCTTCGCCTATAGCGCCGTTCTATACCGAGCAATTGTTCCGAGATCTGAACAGCGTGAGCGGTAAAAACAAGGTAGAGTCAGTGCACCTGGCTTACTATCCTGAAGTAAGTTTAACAGCTATAGATAAAGACCTGGAAGAGCGCATGGCGCTGGCACAGTCGGTATCATCGCTGGTACACTCGCTGCGCAAGAAACATATGATCAAAGTTCGTCAGCCGTTGCAGCGTATACTTATACCTGTACTTAGCGAGCACACGCGCCACCAGATCCAGGCAGTTGAAGACCTGATCATGAGTGAAGTGAACGTGAAGCATATTGAGTACATCGATGATACTTCCGGCATTTTGGTGAAGAAGATCAAGCCTAACTTCAAGAAGCTGGGTCAGGTGTTCGGTCCGAAAATGAAACTGGTAGCTGCTGCCGTACAGCAAATGAACCAAGAAGACATCGCCAAACTGGAACGTGAAGGTGGTTTTGAAGTACTGATCGGGGACGATGAAACGGCCGTGCTGACGCCGGATGATGTGGAGATCTCTTCGGAAGACATACCAGGTTGGTTAGTAGCCAGCGAAGGTAAACTGACAGTTGCCCTGGATGTAACTATAACCGAAGAACTGAAGCAGGAAGGTATAGCCCGCGACCTGGTTAACCGTATCCAGAACCTGCGCAAGGACACCAACCTGGAAGTTCAGGACAAGATCCATATCCAGATGCAGCCATCGGCAGAGGAAGTGAACGCAGCCGTTGAGAACTTCAGAGACTACATCTGTGCTGAAACACAGGCGTTGAGCCTTGCTATAGTAGATGGCCTGGCTGACGGTACGTTGCTGGAAATGGACGAGTACCAGATCTACTTGCAGATCAGAACAGAAGCTGTAACCGTTTAAACTATAGTAGAAAGCACCAGTTGGCTCTAAGCTGATTGGTGCTTTTACCTTTATTATAAGTATACTTGCAGCTCTGAGAGCAAATAAGTGAAGGTATAAAACATGTCTAACATCTAATATCTTTATACTTGGGTCTCTAAAAAGCTGCTTACCTAACACACATGAAATACTGGAAATTTTACCTGCTCAGCCTACTTGTAATCCTGATTGACCAGGCCGTAAAGCTGATCGTGCATTACAACATGGAAATGGGCCTGCCAGGCGAGATCCACGTTATCGGCGACTTTTTTAAACTGCACTATACCCTAAACCCGGGTATGGCTTTTGGCGTGGAATTGGGCTCTGAATACGGTAAACTTATACTTACACTGTTCCGCCTGGTAGCCATGTTTGGTATCGGGTATTACTTATACTATCTGGTTAAGCATAATGCTCCGCAAGGCCTTATATGGTGCATTGCCCTTATTCTTGGCGGTGCTATTGGTAACCTGGTTGACAGTACGTTCTATGGTGTGTGGTTTGATAATGCCCTGTATGGCTCCTCTACACCATGGTTTCATGGGCAGGTAATCGATATGTTCTACTTGGATATCTGGGAAGGCATTATCCCGCACTGGGTTCCTATAATAGGGGGTAAGCCCATGTCGTTGTGGCCGATCTTTAACATAGCCGATGCCGCTATCTTTATCGGTGTACTCATGATCCTGTTCAACCAGAAGCGCTTTTTTGGGGAGCACCACGAGCAGGAGCACAAAACTGTGCAACAGCAAGGTTTGTAAGCTAGAGTATAAACTATAAAAAAGGGGCTGTTCCATGTGGAGCAGCCCCTTTTTTATAGTTCTACCTCGACGGCATGTGTCAAATCTAATGGGGATAGCAAAATAACCTTATCAAAAGAATGTTCAAAAGGAGGTAAAGAGTTTAGTTGCTGCAAATCATAGCTTGTCAATCCATAGCTTATATAATCAACTAGAATAAGCCACCAAGAATCAAACTTTTCAAGCTGGGGATTAACTTTAGTTTGTTTCTCATTAATTATGACTTCTAAATTTTTATAGATATTTGAAACAACTCCACCACCTGAATCAGCATCAACAATAGCACCTAAATGATAAGCACTTTCAAGTACTGTTGATGCTGGTAACATTTCTAGCTTTAAATTCTTGAAATAAAGTGTTTTTGAAGTATCCAAGCTATCTAGATGATCATCTAAAGCCTGCTTTAGTTTTCGAAGGAGGTTTTTATTTGGGTTAATAGGTCTCCTGAAGTTAATCATTACAAAAGCTGACTTATCAAAGTCAATCTTATTATAAGATTTAAGCAGAGAATTGATTTTAGGAATTAGGTT
Protein-coding regions in this window:
- a CDS encoding lipoprotein signal peptidase, encoding MKYWKFYLLSLLVILIDQAVKLIVHYNMEMGLPGEIHVIGDFFKLHYTLNPGMAFGVELGSEYGKLILTLFRLVAMFGIGYYLYYLVKHNAPQGLIWCIALILGGAIGNLVDSTFYGVWFDNALYGSSTPWFHGQVIDMFYLDIWEGIIPHWVPIIGGKPMSLWPIFNIADAAIFIGVLMILFNQKRFFGEHHEQEHKTVQQQGL
- the ileS gene encoding isoleucine--tRNA ligase, producing the protein MKYNEYKNLNYAKLGEDVLAFWKEHNIFQKSVATREGNDNFVFYEGPPSANGTPGIHHVMARAVKDIFCRYKTLKGYQVNRKGGWDTHGLPVELQVEKELGITKEDIGKKITVEEYNQRCRETVMRFKDQWDDLTEKMGYWVDLDNPYITFENEYIESCWALLKRLYDKGYLYKGYTIQPYSPGAGTGLSSHELNQPGCYQMVKDTTIVAQFEIKKITRNMFLFENEEEPVYFLAWTTTPWTLPANTALAVGKGIKYVKVKTYNLYTYAPISVILAKDLVSRYFNDKAKDLALADYNPGDKLVPFKVVEEFVGADLAGVEYHQLMPYVQPDKPAFRVVVGDFVTTEDGTGIVHISPTFGADDFRVAAQNDIPALLVTDENGKPMPLVDKQGRFVKEVTDFAGMYVKNYDGQDESAADYKPTDVKIAIKLKEEGKAFKVEKYEHTYPHCWRTDKPVLYYPLDSWFIKTTAVKERMIELNKTINWKPESTGTGRFGNWLENLVDWNLSRSRYWGTPLPIWRTEDGEEEICIGSIHELTEQIDRAVDRGFMDAAVEINDLHRPYVDNIVLVSPSGKAMYREPDLIDVWFDSGAMPYAQWHYPLENKDIFEQNFPADYIAEGVDQTRGWFFTLHALAVMLEDSVAYKNVIANGLVLDKNGNKMSKRLGNAIDPFDMIGTYGPDAVRWYMIANAPPWDNLKFNADGVVETQRRFFGTLQNTYSFFALYANLDNFTYAEADVPLERRTESDRWIISKLNTLVQDVDAYFNDYDPTKAARAIQDFVTDDLSNWYVRLNRKRFWKGEYNEDKIAAYQTLYTCLETIAKLASPIAPFYTEQLFRDLNSVSGKNKVESVHLAYYPEVSLTAIDKDLEERMALAQSVSSLVHSLRKKHMIKVRQPLQRILIPVLSEHTRHQIQAVEDLIMSEVNVKHIEYIDDTSGILVKKIKPNFKKLGQVFGPKMKLVAAAVQQMNQEDIAKLEREGGFEVLIGDDETAVLTPDDVEISSEDIPGWLVASEGKLTVALDVTITEELKQEGIARDLVNRIQNLRKDTNLEVQDKIHIQMQPSAEEVNAAVENFRDYICAETQALSLAIVDGLADGTLLEMDEYQIYLQIRTEAVTV